From the genome of Bactrocera oleae isolate idBacOlea1 chromosome 2, idBacOlea1, whole genome shotgun sequence, one region includes:
- the qin gene encoding RING finger protein 17 isoform X2: MLSQPSRPASHTSTKPMVAINIHDVKAIELQLEEYATQCLKDISEYFLQLHSFLQNEEARILEDFHNQCVEPQKIIRDAFSKLGETQSILNKMRSQLEQYQQKVPTDIYLRQVFDVYNTQLEQIDCRVQISKLTKSPFIFEIKQDLRKDFSQFFTYQYIDPTITVRLQPIYGDNHSFPDRKSDSSDQMDVDCYVEKHKRKNNERNKKQKQKTLRRNDNEDGSNNKMSDTESQGHLLRDKELVRISYVKSPEHFFVQTKTAISQIRELSNKYVNFMQTDLIPKVITEGQYYMTYHSDDKQWYRGMVKKNLTKDLYKVFLIDIGMQIEVPKTRFCEIDSKSLSIPFAAIRCAIHDIMPVGKSWSEEASNLLVEITNNHFVRVSIVERIKENMLSVDLITTSCVEAISVRESFLYTGLAREMSGAANLPSPLKKISPMARTNQRLPKYSFHNGDMLVVKVTNIESPHLFYTMKLDAIEMAQTLKADLNLQYNQPNVTLLPVFLALPQMCCAVRIEDIWHRARIEGIRGGGKITVLLVDEGSQHEVNWRHIFPLLNKFRAQKEFTVKCALADVEPLQENSYAWTSEAICEFRQLAANPTLQMTILSTNQATMRVTLHVCKKHMDINIGAMLVSYGHCVPTGESSQVVEVYKTPKKRMILPTNAITDAAQFSQVNTNIKGKGDVTIQDSQETANNAVTAKSSKPVKVLKRTPVKVVHVVDPGEFYIQIASLTTGIAKFHNQLQQAQNEDQSNTSSFSLGSQSTNNWFVGNHCLVHTKYKSDLTKHAHATQSSSPNEWYRAIIISINADFEADLYTVFLRDIGATISDITCAQLRVIDHQWDCVTNAVHRCHLACVEPTGGITAWSHSAIDCFNHTVSSFESLSATLQGKRMAGSNSLPIVLWGTITETEDPLAPCITKHSIINRILVKAGLAYSVQRLDLTEQLDKLLEMEFAEGEITMEEWNKNFASNAALKEIDSRAQRLTNAFNAFDSDKSMKTDDHDTKHIPDVDFTLDNAVDSQACGEPTVFNAKTPEAWLQSKPIDKSIFAAIPTYVDYEAIVYLHDANDKALLQHIRERIMKTYGNYELPTTFVPIYTPDQACLVRYHVDKRLYRGIVQKKKKDDFIVQFIDYGNVESVKLHDLLPFAPFPKLPRIAHKYRIEGIRAKSVDGVYTTDVLDIIHVTVVEKLVSIRVAISELQNPIKACSMRVGNMDVAEYLISAGHVERDVLLSDRSHKKKVRDKLKPSYKDLKVIVDIESTTDNCDALTIDDNGLPIMEAEKMFQFKHIKPDFFELNEDNKSDKDTDDDGSDNNDDTVNDCLDQLIYNLDKGVNHSDSDDSPNDELNNALSPLQAAQLALQQHQKPTQHSFTPPCKKRMFDSNEYKQLHKQMLLENLYGSENFMKNELAAMQCDNDVADAGGSGALAASWGIGEDDEDAAIVELEQSFALNYWHTANETERQKDKNKEKEKTTNEQEKIIGRELETHDHVGLSQRSNSVMETSAFDGFCPNETSSVFSHLSGIECFKMPQIPVGKRSFECSVVFIVTPTIVQILPHLTEFEYRELELQRRIKHLVKSAPLLTEYEPRTICLSQYHKDKKWYRALIRSYNPVGKQVDVLFVDYLNTASVSVTQLKQCPLELFSWPLRTIRARLHGMIPNPRLREKDIRQALQNIVLKRTLVARIVKEPKRLDNSTAISMTSFMLLDDVGDLSSATASGAITGAGTYQQNVDDIIEVHLYDPDTYARKQKDARIYQPLIQDSFYSYKNA, from the exons ATGTTATCGCAACCAAGTAGACCTGCTTCGCATACCTCCACAAAGCCTATGGTGGCAATTAACATTCat GATGTCAAAGCCATTGAACTCCAGCTCGAAGAATATGCCACTCAGTGCCTCAAAGACATATCTGAGTATTTTCTACAATTACACAGTTTTTTACAAAATGAAGAAGCGCGCATATTAGAAGACTTCCATAACCAATGTGTGGAGCCGCAAAAGATTATACGCGATGCATTTTCAAAACTCGGCGAAACTCAGAGCATTTTAAAT AAAATGCGCTCACAATTGGAGCAATATCAACAAAAAGTACCAACCGATATATATCTACGTCAAGTATTTGATGTTTACAATACACAGCTGGAGCAAATCGATTGCCGCGTACAAATTTCGAAACTCACCAAAAGTCCTTTCAT ttttgagATTAAACAGGATTTGCGCAAAGACTTTTCACAGTTCTTCACCTATCAATATATTGATCCTACGATTACCGTTCGTTTGCAACCCATATATGGCGATAACCATTCCTTTCCTGATCGAAAATCCGATTCGTCTGATCAAATGGATGTGGACTGCTACGTTGAGAAgcacaaacgcaaaaataacgaacgtaataaaaagcaaaaacaaaaaacactgcGACGCAATGACAACGAAGACGGTTCGAATAACAAAATGTCAGACACTGAATCCCAAGGTCATTTGCTACGGGATAAAGAGTTGGTGCGCATCAGTTATGTAAAGTCGCCGGAACATTTCTTCGTGCAAACAAAGACTGCGATCTCCCAAATACGTGAACTctcaaataaatatgtgaacTTCATGCAAACCGACTTAATTCCTAAAGTTATCACTGAGGGTCAATACTACATGACATACCATAGCGATGATAAGCAATGGTATCGCGGTATGGTCAAAAAAAACCTAACAAAAGATCTGTATAAGGTGTTTTTAATAGATATTGGCATGCAGATCGAAGTGCCAAAAACGCG ATTCTGCGAAATTGATAGTAAATCGCTGAGCATTCCCTTTGCAGCTATACGCTGTGCCATACATGACATAATGCCAGTTGGAAAGTCATGGAGTGAAGAAGCCTCTAATCTGTTAGTCGAAATTACAAACAATCACTTCGTGCGCGTCAGCATTGTCGAACGCATCAAAGAGAATATGCTTTCAGTAGATCTGATTACAACGTCATGTGTAGAAGCGATTTCGGTTCGAgaatcttttttatatactgGCCTGGCGCGGGAGATGTCAGGTGCAGCAAATTTACCATCGCCACTTAAG AAAATATCTCCCATGGCGCGTACCAATCAAAGGCTACCAAAATATTCGTTTCATAATGGAGATATGTTGGTCGTAAAAGTGACAAATATAGAAAGTCCTCATCTGTTCTACACCATGAAG CTGGACGCTATTGAGATGGCACAGACATTGAAAGCCGACTTAAACTTACAATACAATCAACCGAATGTGACATTGCTACCTGTTTTTTTAGCATTACCACAAATGTGCTGCGCTGTGCGCATCGAAGATATATGGCACCGAGCCCGGATTGAGGGAATACGCGGAGGAG GGAAAATTACTGTGCTCCTCGTAGACGAGGGCTCACAACACGAAGTTAATTGGCGTCACATTTTTCCGCTCTTAAATAAATTCCGCGCGCAAAAAGAGTTTACCGTTAAATGTGCATTGGCAGATGTTGAACCATTGCAAGAGAATAGCTACGCTTGGACATCCGAAGCCATATGCGAATTTCGCCAATTGGCTGCCAATCCTACACTACAAATGACCATACTAtctacaaatcaagcaacaatgcgAGTCACATTGCATGTTTGCAAAAAGCATATGGATATAAATATTGGAGCCATGCTCGTTAGCTACGGTCACTGCGTGCCGACTGGCGAGAGTTCTCAAGTGGTAGAAGTCTACAAAACGCCAAAGAAACGCATGATCTTACCGACTAATGCAATAACAGATGCCGCGCAGTTCAGCCAAGTCAATACCAATATCAAGGGCAAAGGTGATGTCACAATACAGGACAGTCAAGAGACTGCCAACAATGCAGTAACGGCGAAAAGTAGCAAACCTGTGAAAGTGCTCAAACGTACACCGGTCAAGGTTGTACATGTCGTGGATCCTGGCGAGTTCTACATACAAATTGCAAGTCTCACAACGGGCATTGCTAAATTTCACAATCAACTGCAGCAAGCACAAAATGAAGATCAATCGAACACATCAAGTTTCTCGTTGGGTTCACAAAGCACAAACAATTGGTTTGTTGGTAATCACTGTTTGgttcatacaaaatataaaagtgaTCTTACCAAGCATGCGCACGCTACACAATCGTCCAGCCCAAACGAATGGTATCGCGCTATTATTATCTCAATAAATGCCGACTTCGAAGCTGATTTGTATACCGTTTTTCTACGAGATATTGGTGCTACCATTTCAGATATTACCTGTGCACAACTTCGGGTTATAGATCATCAATGGGATTGTGTAACAAATGCCGTACATCGCTGTCACTTGGCTTGCGTTGAGCCAACTGGCGGTATTACTGCTTGGTCACATTCCGCCATCGATTGCTTTAACCACACCGTCAGCTCTTTTGAGTCCCTTTCGGCCACTTTACAAGGCAAACGTATGGCAGGTTCCAACTCATTGCCCATCGTGCTTTGGGGTACAATCACTGAAACCGAGGATCCGTTAGCGCCTTGTATTACCAAGCATTCGATAATCAATCGTATATTAGTGAAAGCTGGTCTCGCATATTCCGTACAACGTTTAGATTTAACAGAACAGCTGGATAAATTGTTAGAAATGGAATTTGCAGAGGGTGAGATTACCATGGAGGAGTGGAATAAGAATTTTGCGAGCAATGCCGCACTGAAAG AAATCGATAGCCGTGCCCAGCGTCTTACGAATGCTTTTAACGCCTTCGACTCTGACAAGTCTATGAAAACTGATGATCACGATACCAAACATATACCTGACGTGGACTTCACCTTAGACAACGCAGTAGATAGTCAGGCCTGCGGCGAGCCCACAGTTTTCAATGCGAAGACACCAGAGGCTTGGCTGCAGTCGAAACCAATTGATAAGTCAATTTTCGCCGCCATACCAACATATGTGGATTATGAAGCCATTGTCTATTTACATGATGCCAATGATAAGGCTCTACTACAACATATACGAGAGAGAATTATGAAAACTTATGGTAACTATGAATTGCCAACAACTTTTGTACCCATATATACACCGGACCAGGCGTGCTTAGTGCGTTATCATGTGGATAAACGTCTTTACCGTGGTATcgtacaaaaaaagaaaaaagatgattttATTGTACAATTCATTGACTATGGTAATGTGGAGTCGGTCAAATTGCACGACTTACTTCCATTTGCGCCATTCCCGAAGTTACCACGCATAGCACACAAATATCGCATCGAGGGGATACGTGCCAAATCCGTCGATGGCGTCTACACGACAGATGTACTTGACATCATACATGTTACAGTTGTTGAAAAACTGGTTTCCATACGTGTGGCCATTTCAGAGCTACAAAATCCGATAAAGGCATGTAGTATGCGTGTAGGTAATATGGATGTTGCAGAGTATCTCATCAGCGCTGGACATGTTGAGCGAGATGTTTTGCTCTCCGATCGATCTCATAAGAAAAAGGTGAGAGATAAGCTCAAGCCTAGTTATAAAGATTTGAAAGTAATTGTTGATATTGAATCGACTACGGATAACTGTGATGCACTTACAATTGATGACAATGGGTTGCCCATAATGGAAGCGGAAAAAATG TTCCAATTCAAGCACATTAAACCCGACTTTTTTGAACTAAATGAGGACAACAAAAGCGATAAAGATACCGACGATGATGGAAGCGACAACAATGACGATACAGTCAATGATTGTCTCGatcaattgatatacaatttggaCAAAGGCGTTAATCATTCGGATAGTGATGACAGTCCTAATGATGAATTAAATAATGCGCTCTCACCATTGCAGGCAGCACAATTAGCTTTGCAACAGCATCAAAAACCAACCCAACACTCTTTTACGCCACCCTGTAAGAAACGCATGTTCGACTCAAATGAGTACAAGCAATTGCATAAGCAAATGTTGCTGgaaaatttgtatggcagcgaaaatttcatgaaaaatgAATTGGCCGCGATGCAATGTGATAACGATGTCGCTGACGCTGGAGGTTCCGGCGCTCTTGCTGCCAGTTGGGGAATTGGGGAGGATGATGAAGATGCCGCCATTGTTGAGTTGGAGCAAAGTTTTGCGCTGAATTATTGGCATACCGCTAACGAAACCGAACggcaaaaagataaaaataaagagaaagaaaaaacaacGAATGAACAGGAAAAAATTATAGGAAGAGAATTGGAAACTCACGACCACGTTGGCCTTTCCCAGCGGTCGAACTCA GTGATGGAAACATCTGCATTCGATGGATTCTGTCCCAATGAAACGTCGTCGGTGTTCTCTCACTTAAGTGGCATCGAATGTTTTAAAATGCCACAAATACCAGTGGGTAAACGTTCCTTCGAATGCAGCGTTGTCTTTATTGTTACACCGACAATTGTACAAATTCTACCACATCTCACCGAATTCGAATATCGCGAACTGGAATTGCAAAGACGCATTAAACATTTAGTGAAGTCAGCGCCACTGCTCACCGAATACGAACCGCGCACCATTTGCCTATCACAATACCATAAGGACAAGAAATGGTATCGCGCCCTAATACGCTCCTACAATCCCGTCGGCAAGCAAGTGGATGTGCTCTTCGTTGACTACTTGAACACGGCATCAGTGTCGGTCACACAACTCAAACAATGTCCGCTCGAATTATTCAGTTGGCCATTGCGCACCATACGCGCTCGCCTCCATGGTATGATACCGAATCCGCGCCTACGTGAAAAGGACATACGACAAGCTTTGCAGAATATTGTACTCAAGCGCACTTTGGTCGCGCGCATTGTAAAAGAGCCGAAGCGGCTTGACAACTCGACAGCCATAAGTATGACAAGTTTCATGCTTCTAGATGACGTTGGCGATTTAAGCTCAGCCACTGCTTCAGGTGCGATCACTGGTGCTGGGACTTATCAACAGAACGTGGATGATATCATAGAGGTGCATTTATACGATCCCGACACTTATGCACGTAAACAGAAGGACGCTCGCATCTACCAACCGCTTATACAGGATAGTTTCTATTCTTATAAAAAtgcttag